Proteins encoded together in one Anaerolineae bacterium window:
- a CDS encoding restriction endonuclease subunit S, producing the protein MGIKPYPKYKPSGLDSIDTVPEHWEIRRLKHIAATAFSNVDKHSRDEDIPVRLCNYTDVYYNDFITADLELMPSTASPSEVRRFGLKQGDVIVTKDSESWDDIAVPALVTEEFKDVVCGYHLALIRPHETRVDGRYLFRSFSSFGIDDQYKMAANGITRYGLGKYDLDNSLFLIPPLAEQQAIANFLDQETAVIDTLIAKKRQLIERLQEKRTTLISHAVTKGLDPTAPMKDSGVEWLGEIPEHWQLVKIKFIANPRGDAIKTGPFGSQLLSSEMMSGEIKVYNQRNVIDRDLTQGENYISKEKYADLRAFTVYPGDILITTRGTIGRCVIVPDDAELGILHPCLMRIQPNPQKLFSRFLVLLIQDSFLIQSQLFEMSNSTTIEVIYSGTMREVKIPLPDISEQIAIVAYLDREITHLGTLIERVEQAIERLKEYRTALISAAVTGKIDVRE; encoded by the coding sequence ATGGGAATTAAACCGTACCCAAAATACAAGCCATCCGGTCTTGATTCAATTGACACAGTGCCGGAACATTGGGAAATACGTCGGCTTAAACATATTGCGGCTACCGCATTTAGCAATGTGGATAAGCACTCAAGAGATGAAGATATTCCTGTTAGGCTTTGTAACTATACTGACGTGTACTACAACGATTTCATCACAGCAGATTTGGAGCTAATGCCGTCTACCGCTTCACCAAGTGAAGTGCGAAGATTCGGGTTGAAGCAAGGGGATGTAATTGTTACAAAGGATTCCGAGTCTTGGGATGATATTGCAGTTCCTGCTTTGGTTACCGAAGAATTCAAAGATGTCGTATGTGGGTATCATTTGGCTCTCATTCGACCACATGAGACTCGGGTAGATGGGCGTTATTTATTTCGATCATTTTCTTCATTTGGAATTGATGACCAATATAAAATGGCGGCAAATGGTATCACCCGTTATGGATTGGGAAAATATGACTTGGATAATTCCTTGTTCTTGATACCCCCACTTGCCGAACAACAAGCCATCGCCAACTTCCTCGACCAAGAAACCGCCGTGATTGACACCCTCATTGCCAAAAAACGCCAACTGATTGAACGTCTCCAAGAAAAACGCACCACCCTTATCAGCCACGCCGTCACCAAAGGGCTTGACCCCACTGCGCCAATGAAGGATAGCGGTGTCGAGTGGCTGGGGGAGATTCCTGAGCATTGGCAGTTAGTAAAGATTAAATTTATTGCAAACCCAAGGGGAGATGCTATCAAAACAGGTCCTTTTGGCAGCCAATTGCTTTCATCAGAGATGATGTCCGGTGAAATTAAAGTTTACAACCAGCGAAATGTCATAGATCGCGATCTTACTCAAGGTGAAAACTACATCTCAAAAGAGAAATATGCAGACCTGCGGGCTTTTACCGTGTATCCTGGTGATATTCTTATCACAACACGTGGTACAATCGGGAGATGTGTGATTGTACCAGATGATGCAGAGTTGGGTATTTTACATCCTTGCTTAATGCGTATTCAACCAAATCCTCAAAAACTCTTTTCTAGGTTTCTTGTTCTACTTATCCAGGACAGTTTCCTGATTCAAAGTCAGCTTTTTGAGATGAGTAACTCAACCACTATTGAAGTTATCTATTCTGGTACTATGAGAGAGGTCAAAATACCTCTTCCTGACATTTCCGAACAAATAGCCATTGTCGCCTACCTGGATCGGGAAATTACTCACCTTGGCACTCTCATTGAAAGAGTTGAACAAGCTATTGAACGACTAAAGGAATACCGCACCGCTCTCATCTCAGCCGCAGTCACCGGCAAAATTGATGTGCGGGAGTAA
- a CDS encoding type I restriction endonuclease subunit R translates to MDISEKGFEDQIEEHLHTAYGFRQRNGRKHNPHYDLKHCVDPDILLEFIINTQKEEWQRLKEQHGTAVVPKFLSRLDSQIRRRGTLHVLRNGIKDFGCFFELAYFQPATTLNPEHQAKFAQNIFSVMRQVQYSAKNNNSIDLVIFLNGLPIVTIELKNKLTGQNAINAILQYQRDRDPRGEPLLSFKRCLVHFAVDGDSVYMTTHLKGQATHFLPFNRGDDHGGAGNPINPNGYASSYLWEEILAPANLLELVASFIFVEVDPDDGGEKLIFPRYHQWHAVRHLLAQAKEHGVGHNYLIQHSAGSGKSKTIAWLSHRLASLHDAHNQRVFDSVIVITDRRILDKQLRNAVLQFEKQSGVVQAIDKDSQQLLEALEGGSEIVVTTLQKFPVVIQKIQELEKEEAGTIEAFEGAMRGRRFTIIADEAHSSQSGETSKSIKQVLSVDDASSERSPTFIKSWTSDASDELASDEPLTGEDLINASMSKRGRQRNLSFFGFTATPKQKTLELFGEEQPDGSFQPSHLYSMRQAIEEKFILDVLTNYTTYTTYFNLLKKIEDDPRYPKSKAIGQMKRYVSLHEFTIAQKTEIMVEHFWETTRHRIPNPAGKGQAKAMVVTRSRLHAVRYKLAFDKYLKKQGYDIAALVAFSGEIEDSGKKYTEASMNGFPDTQTAGTFNKPGYRFLIVAEKFQTGFDQPLLHTMYVDKVLTGVNAVQTLSRLNRTHPAKTETMVLDFANKAEDIQKAFQPYYETTLLSEGSDPNKLYDLYDTLADFQLYTPEEVAAVAELFLRQGEKAKNLQPLLRTVVTRFNYLTDPARQDEFRHYLHNYVRQYAFLSQVMPFQDADLERLYLLSYKTSAYG, encoded by the coding sequence ATGGACATCAGCGAAAAAGGATTTGAAGACCAAATAGAAGAACATCTTCATACGGCGTATGGTTTTCGCCAACGCAATGGCCGCAAGCACAACCCCCATTACGACCTGAAACATTGTGTTGACCCCGACATACTGCTTGAGTTTATCATCAACACCCAAAAAGAAGAATGGCAGCGGCTAAAAGAACAACACGGCACGGCGGTTGTCCCCAAATTCCTCAGCCGCCTGGATAGCCAGATCAGGCGGCGAGGCACCTTACACGTTTTGCGCAACGGCATCAAAGATTTTGGCTGTTTTTTTGAACTGGCCTATTTTCAACCCGCCACCACGCTTAATCCGGAACACCAAGCCAAGTTTGCCCAAAATATCTTTTCGGTGATGCGGCAGGTGCAATACAGCGCCAAAAATAACAACAGCATTGATCTGGTCATTTTTCTTAACGGCCTGCCCATTGTTACCATTGAACTCAAAAACAAACTGACCGGGCAAAACGCCATCAACGCCATTTTGCAATACCAGCGTGACCGCGACCCGCGCGGCGAACCCTTGCTTTCTTTCAAACGCTGCCTGGTCCATTTTGCCGTAGATGGCGATAGCGTTTATATGACCACCCATCTCAAGGGGCAGGCCACTCATTTTTTGCCCTTCAATCGAGGTGATGATCATGGTGGGGCGGGCAACCCCATCAACCCCAATGGCTACGCCAGTAGCTATCTTTGGGAAGAAATCCTGGCCCCTGCTAACCTGCTAGAATTGGTCGCCAGCTTTATTTTTGTCGAGGTTGACCCCGATGATGGCGGTGAAAAACTCATCTTTCCTCGTTATCACCAATGGCACGCCGTGCGTCACCTTCTGGCCCAGGCCAAAGAACATGGGGTTGGACATAACTACCTCATTCAACATAGCGCCGGTAGCGGCAAAAGTAAAACCATTGCCTGGCTCTCTCACCGGCTGGCTTCTCTGCACGATGCCCACAACCAGCGCGTCTTTGACTCCGTCATCGTTATCACCGACCGGCGCATCCTTGATAAACAGCTTCGCAACGCCGTTTTGCAGTTTGAAAAACAAAGTGGGGTGGTGCAAGCTATTGACAAAGATAGCCAACAATTACTTGAAGCCCTTGAAGGCGGCAGTGAAATTGTGGTTACTACCTTACAAAAATTCCCGGTTGTCATTCAAAAAATTCAGGAGCTTGAAAAAGAAGAAGCGGGCACAATTGAAGCCTTTGAAGGCGCGATGCGGGGACGCCGTTTTACCATTATTGCCGATGAAGCCCACTCTTCCCAAAGCGGCGAAACCAGCAAGAGTATTAAACAGGTGCTCTCGGTAGATGATGCAAGTAGTGAAAGAAGTCCAACTTTTATTAAAAGTTGGACTTCTGATGCTTCTGACGAACTGGCTTCTGATGAACCGCTAACGGGTGAAGACCTGATTAATGCCAGCATGAGCAAGCGTGGCCGCCAGCGCAACCTTAGTTTTTTTGGTTTCACCGCCACCCCCAAACAAAAAACCCTGGAGCTATTTGGCGAAGAACAACCGGACGGCAGTTTTCAACCCTCTCACCTCTACTCGATGCGTCAGGCCATTGAAGAAAAATTCATTCTTGACGTGCTGACCAACTACACCACCTATACCACCTACTTCAATTTGCTCAAAAAAATCGAAGATGACCCGCGTTACCCCAAAAGCAAGGCAATTGGGCAAATGAAGCGTTACGTCAGCCTGCATGAGTTCACCATTGCCCAAAAAACCGAGATTATGGTTGAGCATTTTTGGGAAACAACGCGCCATCGTATTCCCAACCCCGCCGGAAAGGGGCAGGCTAAGGCAATGGTCGTCACCCGCAGCCGCTTACACGCCGTGCGCTACAAACTCGCCTTTGATAAATATCTCAAAAAGCAAGGTTATGATATTGCGGCGCTGGTCGCCTTCTCTGGTGAAATCGAAGATAGCGGTAAAAAATATACCGAGGCAAGTATGAACGGCTTCCCCGACACGCAAACAGCCGGAACCTTTAATAAACCCGGTTACCGTTTTTTGATTGTGGCTGAAAAGTTCCAAACCGGTTTTGACCAGCCGCTGCTGCACACCATGTATGTGGATAAAGTATTGACCGGCGTCAACGCTGTGCAAACATTAAGCCGTCTTAATCGCACCCACCCCGCCAAAACCGAGACAATGGTGCTTGATTTTGCCAACAAAGCTGAAGATATTCAAAAGGCGTTTCAGCCTTACTACGAAACCACGCTACTCAGTGAAGGTAGCGATCCCAATAAACTCTACGATCTATATGATACGCTGGCCGATTTCCAACTCTACACCCCCGAAGAAGTTGCCGCAGTAGCCGAACTCTTTCTGCGGCAAGGCGAAAAGGCCAAAAATTTACAACCCCTACTCCGTACTGTTGTTACCCGCTTTAACTATTTAACCGACCCGGCCCGCCAAGATGAGTTTCGCCATTATCTGCACAATTACGTCCGCCAATATGCCTTTTTGTCGCAGGTTATGCCCTTTCAAGATGCAGATTTAGAGCGACTTTATTTATTATCCTATAAAACCTCAGCCTATGGCTGA
- a CDS encoding N-6 DNA methylase — MIRRFSEQYTETAGEHFTPREVIWLMVELIFSEDDEVLHVPHKIRKVYDPACGTGGMLSVAREYIIQRNKKANVVLFGQELNPSAYAVAKSDMLLKGEDPDNIVFGNSFSDDGYRGQTFNIMLSNPPFCVSWKKVEWIIKQEHESQGKNGRFGAGLPRINDGALLFLQHMLSKMDNEEGSRIAIIFNGSPLFTGDAGSGESEIRRWIIENDWLEGIVALPDQLFYNTGINTYIWVLTNSKSKKRKDKVQLVNAVDFYQKMRKSLGSKRHQISEAQIAEIAGIYRRFAEEENCRIYPKHFFGYRKVRIDRPLRLNFQNTPERIARLEEQSAFQNLAKSKKKIPAIREADEAAGREQQAAIRAMLNDLPAGLIDDRAKFLKVLRQTAKQHQLKLSPNLTKAIVAALGETDPAAKICFDKNGKPEPDTDLRDYENIPLPAGEVGLFQKSPTSETAEPDKEVELFQKSSTSELGDSWLDEKVPLTEDVWDYFNREVKPHVDDAFIDTNFTDEKDGRVGRVGYEISFTRYFYRYRPPRELAEIEDDIRTLEREIIDLLAQVGGNGINPEVGLFEKSPTSEPNDDDDGVRV, encoded by the coding sequence CTGATCCGTAGATTTAGCGAGCAATACACCGAAACAGCCGGTGAACACTTCACCCCGCGTGAAGTCATTTGGTTGATGGTTGAGTTGATCTTCAGCGAAGATGACGAAGTTTTGCACGTGCCCCATAAAATCCGTAAAGTCTACGACCCCGCGTGTGGCACCGGCGGAATGTTGTCGGTGGCCAGAGAGTATATTATCCAGCGCAACAAAAAGGCCAATGTGGTTCTCTTTGGGCAAGAATTGAATCCCAGCGCTTATGCGGTTGCCAAATCCGATATGCTATTGAAAGGGGAAGACCCGGACAACATTGTATTTGGCAACAGCTTTAGCGATGACGGTTATCGCGGGCAAACCTTCAACATCATGCTCTCCAATCCTCCTTTTTGCGTCTCCTGGAAAAAGGTTGAATGGATCATCAAACAGGAGCACGAGAGCCAGGGGAAAAACGGACGTTTTGGAGCCGGGTTGCCCCGCATCAACGATGGCGCGCTGCTCTTTTTGCAGCACATGCTCAGCAAAATGGATAACGAGGAGGGCAGCCGCATTGCCATCATTTTCAACGGCTCGCCGCTGTTTACGGGCGATGCCGGCAGTGGTGAAAGTGAAATCCGCCGTTGGATTATAGAAAACGATTGGTTGGAAGGTATTGTGGCCCTGCCCGACCAGCTTTTTTATAACACCGGCATTAACACCTACATTTGGGTGCTGACCAACAGCAAGAGCAAAAAACGCAAAGATAAAGTACAGTTGGTGAATGCCGTTGATTTTTACCAAAAGATGCGCAAAAGCCTGGGCAGTAAACGGCACCAAATCAGTGAGGCTCAAATTGCGGAGATCGCTGGCATTTACCGCCGGTTTGCTGAGGAAGAAAATTGTCGCATCTATCCCAAGCATTTCTTTGGCTACCGCAAAGTCCGCATTGATCGTCCCCTGCGCCTCAACTTCCAAAACACCCCGGAGCGAATTGCCCGCTTGGAAGAACAATCAGCCTTTCAAAATTTAGCCAAAAGCAAAAAGAAAATTCCTGCCATCCGTGAAGCCGATGAAGCCGCCGGGCGGGAGCAACAGGCCGCCATCCGGGCGATGCTGAATGATTTGCCTGCCGGGTTGATAGATGATCGGGCCAAATTTTTGAAAGTGTTGCGCCAAACCGCCAAACAACATCAGCTCAAACTCAGCCCCAACCTGACCAAAGCCATTGTGGCCGCTTTAGGTGAAACCGACCCTGCCGCCAAAATCTGCTTTGACAAAAACGGCAAACCGGAGCCGGACACCGACCTGCGCGACTACGAAAATATTCCCCTGCCGGCAGGAGAAGTCGGGCTTTTCCAAAAAAGCCCGACTTCTGAAACCGCCGAGCCAGATAAAGAAGTTGAGCTTTTTCAAAAAAGCTCAACTTCTGAACTGGGCGACTCCTGGCTGGATGAAAAAGTACCGCTCACCGAAGACGTGTGGGACTATTTTAACCGGGAAGTAAAACCCCACGTGGACGACGCTTTTATTGACACCAATTTTACCGATGAAAAAGACGGCCGGGTGGGGCGTGTGGGCTACGAGATTAGCTTTACCCGCTACTTTTACCGTTACCGGCCGCCCCGCGAGTTGGCCGAAATTGAGGACGACATCAGAACGCTTGAGCGTGAGATTATTGATTTGTTGGCCCAGGTTGGCGGTAACGGGATAAATCCAGAAGTCGGGCTTTTTGAAAAAAGCCCGACTTCTGAGCCAAACGATGACGATGACGGGGTGAGGGTTTAA
- a CDS encoding alpha/beta hydrolase — protein MTTTTFSHQRENLLQFQAEHPCQKITVANVQWEYLVGGKGPETLLFLNGGLRIAETAFAYVQLFEPAYRVIVPTYPPLWHIDEIVDGIVAILEQEQIQNVFVLGQSYGGMVAQVMVQRYPARIKKLVLSSAGPLSAPRLQRAALTLILALAPMLPGKMVKNIYQKSIFQILSVPGNQRDFWQVYLAQIFEKRLSKADVLSHFRTGADTLKKYGYDQVGGKPWPGEVLVIGGENDPVSTEADRTKIVAFYPNTRLKIVADAGHAIVLSKPNEYAASIKTFFAQN, from the coding sequence ATGACCACTACCACTTTCAGCCATCAAAGAGAAAACTTGCTCCAGTTTCAGGCCGAACACCCTTGCCAAAAAATCACTGTAGCTAATGTCCAATGGGAATACCTGGTTGGCGGTAAAGGGCCGGAAACCCTCTTATTCTTGAACGGGGGGTTACGAATTGCTGAAACCGCTTTTGCCTATGTTCAGTTATTTGAACCCGCTTATCGTGTTATTGTCCCAACTTATCCTCCTCTTTGGCATATTGACGAAATTGTTGATGGGATTGTGGCTATTCTTGAGCAGGAACAAATCCAAAATGTGTTTGTGTTAGGGCAATCCTATGGCGGTATGGTTGCTCAAGTAATGGTTCAACGGTATCCGGCCCGGATAAAGAAGCTTGTTTTGAGTAGCGCCGGTCCCCTTTCCGCACCACGCTTACAGCGAGCGGCCTTGACGCTTATCTTGGCCCTTGCCCCAATGTTGCCGGGTAAAATGGTCAAGAACATTTACCAGAAGAGTATTTTTCAAATTTTGTCTGTGCCGGGAAATCAGCGAGATTTTTGGCAGGTATACCTTGCTCAGATTTTTGAGAAGCGTTTGAGCAAAGCAGACGTTCTGAGCCATTTTCGTACCGGGGCCGATACGTTAAAAAAATATGGATATGACCAGGTGGGGGGGAAACCCTGGCCCGGCGAGGTGTTGGTTATAGGTGGAGAGAATGATCCGGTGAGCACAGAAGCCGATAGAACCAAGATCGTAGCTTTTTATCCAAATACCCGGCTCAAAATTGTGGCTGATGCCGGGCATGCAATCGTTCTGTCAAAGCCCAATGAATATGCAGCCAGTATAAAAACATTCTTTGCTCAAAATTGA
- a CDS encoding transposase produces MTKTIYVSGEYYHLYNRGVNRQPIFFTRRNWGFFIQRLADYFQPDLVDIIAYCLMPNHYHLLVHLKSENFSHAVMQPFGTSYTKAINKEQQRVGSLFQGRFKGKHVDNQAYLTHLTRYIHRNPVEARLVTSPAKWVFSSYQDYIGLRNGKLPKPNIILAQFASVADYRAYVEDQDEDDKIIEHLLFD; encoded by the coding sequence ATGACCAAAACTATCTACGTCTCCGGCGAATACTATCACCTCTATAATCGCGGCGTAAACCGCCAGCCAATTTTTTTTACCCGGCGCAATTGGGGCTTTTTCATTCAGCGTTTGGCCGACTATTTTCAGCCCGACCTTGTTGACATCATCGCTTATTGCCTGATGCCCAACCATTACCATTTGCTGGTTCATCTAAAAAGTGAAAATTTTAGCCACGCGGTGATGCAACCTTTTGGTACATCCTATACCAAAGCCATCAATAAAGAACAACAGCGGGTTGGGTCTCTTTTTCAAGGACGGTTCAAAGGTAAGCACGTTGATAATCAAGCTTACTTAACCCATTTAACCCGGTACATTCATCGTAATCCCGTTGAAGCCCGTTTGGTAACGTCACCCGCAAAATGGGTTTTCTCCAGCTACCAGGATTACATTGGATTAAGGAACGGCAAATTACCCAAACCCAATATCATCCTGGCTCAATTTGCTTCTGTAGCTGACTATCGCGCTTACGTAGAAGATCAAGATGAAGATGATAAAATTATAGAGCATCTGCTGTTTGACTGA